AAGTTCCGCCGGCCCGACACAAGGCAGTCAAAATTCAACCGCGTCTGGTGCCTCACCGGCCGCCGCTATACCCAACAATCAACAGAATTTGGCGGCGGCGCCCACGGCCCCGGACGTTGGTGCGCAAGTGCCGCCCCCGGGGAAGGCTTCGCCCTCTTCCGGCACCAGTGTGGCATTAGCGGGCATTCCACCCGTGAGGATGAGTGCCGCCCATGAACAAGGTGTCAAAGTCAAGGTAGGGGATTTATTTCCGCAGGTGGCCTTGCCGGATGGGGAGGGCCAGCCCCACACCGTGGCCGATTATCAAGGGAAGCCGACGGTAGTGATCATGTGGCGGGGAAACAACCCATTTGCGATAGAGGCCCTGAAGGACGCGGAGCCGTTAATATTGCGACAGTATGGCAAGGTGGGATTAAAAGTGGTGGCGATCAACTCGTTTGAAAAAGCGGCCGATCAGGAGTCGCTATTGGGTGAATGGAAACCCGGTTTTGCCATGCTTTGGGATACGGAGCAAAAACTACTCACTGCGGTGGGGGGAGCGGAATTTCCCCGTATTTACTTGCTTGATTCCACGGGACGGGTGCTTTGGCTGGATATTGAGTATTCACGCTCGACACGCCGTCAACTGCAAGAAGCCCTGCGGGCGGTCGTTAAAGAAATTTAACGCGTCAAGCGCGCGTGAGCGACATCATGGAAGCG
Above is a window of Pirellulales bacterium DNA encoding:
- a CDS encoding redoxin family protein — translated: MATDCFAGKVSWLWIFALGVCVGGCQQQPPPVPALHAATASPGAPNSQTTNTSPATKIPPASGTLASPDQANGPAPATSPSGLANPEQGSLAGDASSAGPTQGSQNSTASGASPAAAIPNNQQNLAAAPTAPDVGAQVPPPGKASPSSGTSVALAGIPPVRMSAAHEQGVKVKVGDLFPQVALPDGEGQPHTVADYQGKPTVVIMWRGNNPFAIEALKDAEPLILRQYGKVGLKVVAINSFEKAADQESLLGEWKPGFAMLWDTEQKLLTAVGGAEFPRIYLLDSTGRVLWLDIEYSRSTRRQLQEALRAVVKEI